Genomic window (Zymoseptoria tritici IPO323 chromosome 1, whole genome shotgun sequence):
GAGTCGGCGCAGCGGGTATCGCACACTTCAAGCACACTCGCAGTGTGCTGACTTTGTTGTCAACAACGGAGTTTCGCAGATTGAAATTCATTGAGGAAGTTTACACGGAAAAGGCACGTTCAAGAGCCTGGGCTTGCCACAGCTCGGTTGGTCCGAACAATGCCGAGCACATTCACGTAGTCCTATGCAAAACGCTTGTGCTGTGCACACAAACTATCATCCCATACCTTGTAGACTGAGAATGTCGGGATTCCAGCTCCCTCACCCTCTGACCGATCCACTAAGGCTGGACGCTTGACGCCTTGGGTGCATCCAGGCCTGTCACATCGTCTACAGCGCCTGTGTCGGCCGCCAACTGCTGGTCGATCGAGTTGGCATTCTTGTACATGAATGGCTTCGCGCCAAAGTTTGTCTCCAGCTTCACCTTCTGCCCCAACCCAAGGATGGGGAACAATCGACCAGACACGCCCGGGAACTCGAAACCGATCTTCTTGCCGTCCAAGGTGAAGTATACCCGCCTGTTCTCCAAGTCGACACCGCATCCCACAGTTTCGCCTGGTCCATACACTTCGCCAACATCGCGATGTTGGTCTTGGTTCGCGAACAACCCACCGTCTGCGTACTACGCCCATGACTGAGTTGCCGGGCTTGCATCTTGTGTCTCGTTCGGTCAGATGATCAGCAATCGAGGAGCAGCACACTAGTCGTCGCGTGGAAGGAAAAGGAGTTGAAATTAATGTAACTCGGCCACCGGCCATCGCTGGCTGACTCCATCAGGCCTGAACTCGTCGAGCTCAAGAGCTCAGTGAGCGTTGATGTAGCAATCCGCGAACGTGAGCAAAGTCTATCGGATCAGGAGGTGCAGTGATAGAGATGTCGTTGAAGTGTCTGAAATTGAAGGTTCTAAATTCTGGCTCCGCCGAGGCTCTCCTGTCATCTCCACGTGGGACGCGATTCGCGATTCGGGTCGGCGCCACCTCACCCTGGATCTGCAGGCGATAGCAAGAAACCCAACCCGCTGCAATCTTGGATGAACCACCTAATCATCTTCATCCCAAGTCCTCTGACGCGACATCCTGCACGCGAACTCACGTTCCCTGACTCGATCGGTATCCGTCGATGAGGTGAGACCTCTTTCTAGGCGACCGGCCTGTCTCCTTCACCATGTGGCGTTCCCTTTGCGCCGCCGCGATAGTGAGCATCTTGTCACTACCATGGACGGTCCACGCCGGACTCCAGACGAATCAGTACTTCACCTCCAACGACGACCTGTTACAACGATCCGATCCCTTCTCGCTGTTCGAACGACGTCCTGAAGACTGCCCGCCATGCTTCAACTGCAatctcgacgacttcgtcTGCCAACAATACGCGAACTGCACGAAGAGCAGTGGAAAGTGCACATGTCCGCCAGGCTTTGGAGCTGAGGATTGCAGCGTGCCGCTATGTGGCTCGCTTGCGGATGGGAAAGATCGTTTGCCTCGCGAGGGCGATGCGCCATGCAAGTGTAAAGAGGGTTGGGGTGGTATCAATTGCAATGTATGCGAGGAGGACAGCGCCTGCGATGCTATGATGCCGGGAGACACAAAAGGCGGAGTCTGCTATCGGGAAGGAGCTGTTGTGAAGGAAAACTACCAAATGTGTGACATTACAAATCGCAAGATTCTGGACATGTTGAAAGAGAAGAAACCGCAGGCCACATTCAGCTGTAATGCTGAGCGGGAGGATTGCAATTTCCAGTTTTGGGTGGATCAGAAGGAGAGCTTCTACTGCGCACTGGACACCTGCAGCTGGAGTCTGAAAACCACGGAGGACAGAAACACGACCAAGTATGAATGTGAGAACATTCAGTGTAAATGTGTTCCAGGACGTATGCTTTGTGGTGCCAAGAACAGCATCGACATCAGTGACTTCCTGGACCAGGATATCAAGGGACCTGCTTCGTTCATATCGGTGAGGACGTACACTGGCTCAAAGGAAGACAACAGTATCTTCTCTGAGCCGGCCATGAACGGTCTGATCTCCAGTGTGTTCGGCGATCCAAGCATCATGCTTTCGTGCCATAGTGGCGAGTGCATGTACAAGACGGAGGTTCCGGGATACGAACGGCCAGTGAAGAAGATCAACACGCCACTGATTGCTGGAGTCATCGCTGGATGCGCGCTGTTCGTGGTCGCTGTGGTCCTCTTGGTCTTTTTCCTCAGTCGACGGAGCGGGCAGAACAAGACCGGGTACATCGCGCttggagatgaggaggaggaggagaatgcGAGGCTCCTTGCTGACCACAAGCCTGCTGCTCTATCATTCGAGAACGTGTCGTACAAATTGAAGGGCAAGCAGATTTTGTCTGGCATCACCGGCGCTGTTCACCCTGGCGAGCTCCTGGCCATCATGGGTGCTTCAGGTGCTGGCAAGACCTCCTTCTTGGACATTTTGGCCCGGAAGAACAAGCGCGGCACAGCATCCGGCGACTTCTGGTTGAATGGTGACAAGGTGGATGATGATCAATTTCGCAACGTGATTGGATTTGTGGATCAAGACGACACCATGCTTCCCACCCTGACTGTGCACGAGACGATTTTGGATTCTGCTTTGCTCCGACTGCCAAAGCAGATGAGCCGAGCTTCCAAAGAGCAGAAAGTCGAAGACGTCGAGCGCCAGCTGGGTATCTACCATATCAGACACCAAGTCATCGGTTCTGAGGAAGGAAATGGTCGTGGTATTTCTGGAggcgagaagaggagagttGGCATTGCCTGTGAATTGGTGACCAGTCCAAGCATCCTTTTCTTGGACGAGCCAACTTCGGGTCTCGACTCTTTTAATGCGTTCAATGTTGTTGAGTGCTTGGTCAACCTGGTCAAGACTTACAACAGGACTGTCGTCTTCACGATCCATCAACCACGTTCCAACATTGTGGCACTTTTCGATCAGCTCATTCTGCTTGCACAAGGTCGTACTGTCTACAGTGGACCTTTCAAGGACTGCCAGGATTACTTTGATGGCATCGGCTACTCCTGCCCTCCTGGGTTCAACATCGCCGACTACTTGATCGACCTCACGATGCATGCAAGCACGCCCAGCGATTCGGATCTGATGGAGCTCAGCTCTGACGGTGGCGATGGCTTCGCAACACGAGCAAGCTCTACCATGGCAGTCAAGAGCATTCCGAGCGTCAGTAATATTAGCGTTGGCGAGTCTGTAACATCTACTGCtggagagagcttccttcgGCCCAAATCGAATAGGAAGTCCAGCATACGACAGCAGCAAGAGAGACAATTGTTCACTCGCAAGAACACCGCAGACAACGCGGCTCCGTCCAGCGTACGCAGTTCCGGCGAAAGTGCCTTCTCGAGGGAGCAAGAAGCCAGTCATCAGCAATGGCTCAAGTTGGCCAAGCAGAATGGACAGCCACGTCCCCAGATCCTCGACGACAACCACGGCGGCCTCACTGGCGAAGGTGACACTGGCACAGATCTGGATGCTCTAATCGCCGCATATCAGTCATCTGATGTGGCTGCTACCTTGCGGGACGACATTCACGGCACTGTCGCTCATGCAGCGCAAATGAATGGCCACGCACCAGGCTCTCCAACCGGCTCTGCCAGGAGTAAGCTCTACGGCTACCAAAAGCCATGGATCCACACTCAATTTCTCATTCTCTCCCGACGAACATGGCGAAACATCTACCGCAACCCCATGCTCATGCTCACCCACTACGCCATTGCCATCGTTCTCGCCGTCTTCCTcggcttcctcttctacggccTGACGGACGATCTCGCAGGCTTCCAGAACCGCCTcggattcttcttcttcatgcTCGCTCTCTTCGGCTTCAGCACACTGACCTCCCTCACGGTCTTCGCTCCTGAacgtcttctcttcctccgcgaGCGTGCCAAGGGATATTACTCGCCTCTCGCCTACTACCTCTCCAAGGTCGTCTTCGACATCGTTCCGCTTCGCCTCGTTCCGCCCATCATCATGGGCTGCATCGTATACCCGATGACCGGCCTCATTCCAAGTTGGCCTGAGTTCCTCAAATTCATGCTATTCTTAGTCCTTTTCAACCTTGCCTCGGCAATGATCTGCTTGTGCATTGGCATTTGCGTGCGGAATCAGGGCGTGGCGAATCTGTTCGGCATCTTAGTAATGCTGTTCAGTCTGCTGTTCTCTGGCTTCTTGCTCAATCACGAGACCATTCCCGGGCCGGTCAGGTGGTTGCAGAGGGTGCGTATATACCGTCTTCCGTCACATCCTCACCTTTTGCTAACACTCATCTCAgctctccatcttccactTCGGCTTCGAAGGCCTCATCGTCAATGAAGTGCGCTACCTTTCCCTGGTGGATAAGCAATACGGTCTCGACATTGAAGTGCCCGGCTCCGCCATTCTTTCCAGCTTCGGCTTCAAGGTACTGGCAATGTGGGAGGATGTGATTGGACTGGGCGTCTTCTGCGGAGTGTTCCTCGTGCTGGGCTACGTGGCCATTCATTTCCTGTTGGTGgagaagcgatagagatatcTTGGCATACGTTTTCCTTTTCTTCACTCGTGTAGACTTAGCGCACGACACTACAGCCAGAAGGCGTATATACAGACATGAATAGTAGTGTGAAGTACAACCCGAAAGGTCATATTGCAAGTCTATATATGTGTGTGATTATAGACTATATATCTACGGATGCAATCACGAATTATTCCAAATAACGACTCCTAACCCAAATGCGAAGAAAAGCATCCAAAACCAGCTCTCTGGGTATCACAAAAGCATTCGCGATGTGCAAGAAAAGAGAACAATAATCATCCACAAGATTCTCCAGCTTCGAAAGCCACTCCTCAGAACCACACAAGCCAGCGGACCGCTCGCACGCCACCCATCACGACCTTCTTCACCATGTTGAACAGGACCACCAGGAACCACAGCCACCACATGATGCCCAGCACCAACCACTCTAGTAATTTGAATCCGGTGCGACGCAGTAATCTGAACTGCCTCCTACGCTGTCGGAGCATCTCATCGACTGCCTCGTCCACGCGCTTGACCTCCTGAGGTTGCTTGGTCGTAAGCTCGACGTTAAAGGCGTCTGCCTCGTCTGAAGTCTCGTGTACTAATTTCGTCAATTGGTCCGATACGCGATGGGAGAGTTCGTCGAGTTGAGCCGAGAGATCTTTCGCCGTTGTGGACTGGAAGTGCTGGACCGTCTTCTCGAAGTTGCCAAGGGTCGTTGAGATGTCGTCGGACAGGAGccggccggcgacgaggcaTTCTTCCTTACGAGTTACGTTCGTCATCTTATCTCCGGTGAGCTCGGATACCTTGAGAATCAGTCCGGATCGCTTGTCGTTGACATCATCGGCCTGCTGGTGAATCTCGTGAGCTTTGATGCCGGTCGCCAGCAGTAATGCTCGGATCCGAGCAATGTCCCGCGCCGTGACCTTTTCAAGGACTCGAGGCTTCTGTTGGTGGGTCGGGTCCGAGATACTCCAGTGTCTTCGGCCTCCGTGCGCAGTGACAAGCGCACCTCTTCTGTCGCCGGTTCTGATGGCTGGAAGTGCTCCGAACGAGAGATGTTGTTGGGACGCGGACTTCATTGAATAGTTCATCCTCTCCGCGGGAGTTTCCATGTTGGCCGTAGTGTTATCGTTTGGCAGGTTGATGGTAGGCAGTGTAGGAGAAGCCGAGCGATCTGCACGCTTGCGCGTTCGTTGCCGATTCACAGTATCGCTGTCGTCGGACGCTGTCGATTCCGCCATGTTATGTTCCCTGCCCCTTGCAGATGGAGACTTGAAAGATGGCAAGCCGGAGGTATGGTACTTGGCCTTCGGCCGGGATTGGTCGAGCGATGCACGTGGGCTAACCTCGCTGTCATAGTTGTCTTGTCGATCCTCCTCTGCATCGGAATCTGAATGAGCTTTGGAGGAGTCCGCTGCAACTTCGCCTGATCGATCTCGACCACTGCGCAAGCGATCGCCAATACGGGAGCCTTCGGTGCGCACAATCTCACCGATGCGTCCAGCTTTGAAGAAACGGCGTTTGCCATCCTTGGTGGATTTGTCTCCGATCGTACCGCTCGTATCGGAACGGCGCAGGCCACTGCCAAAGCTATCGCTCGTCTTGTGTCGAGTGATTCGGGGCGCTCGCGGGATTTCCAAACTCGCTCTGGCTTTGATGGAAGCCGGTTCGCCACTCACTACAGGATACAGCGGAGTATCGAAGGTCTCGGCGAAGTCGTGGCGCTCGACATGATTTTGGTCTTTACTGCGCAGCTCCTGGTCAGTATCTTCTGTACGTCTGGACGTTGACGGTGCATGCTGCAATGTGGCGGGCTGCGCGGACCCGCTCGCTTTGGCCGGCAATGGACCGCCGAAAACTTTCTCTTCCGACTCATTGCGATGACCAACTGAACCAGCTCTTCCATCTGCAGATCGAACTCTCCGATAGGCAGTGAAGTCAGTCGACAGGCGACCGCCCATGCTCGACACAGACTCACGCTGTGCTCTGCCAATGCTACCGCTTCCTCCAGGAATCTGCTTGCGCTGAGTATCCCAATGGTCCGACACATGAGTCTCCGGCGACGACAACTCGCCATTTGCCTCCTTTACCATCATGTCTCGCATGTGACGCTCTAGTGGCCCAGTATTCTCCCCGCCCGACCTGGCATCACCGTATCGATGAGCTGGTCCGCGCCCTTCGTCGCTTGATCCACTCTCAACACTTGCGGATCTGCTTGCGTGGTTCTTCCGACGGAGTCCCGGGATTGGGAGCAGGTCCCTGCGGCGTAATTTCGTACGATTTTCGTCTTCAGTCTCATCTTTCAGGCTGTACTTGTCGGAAGTAGCGTCGTGCTCGGGGTCTGTGTCTTTGCCGTGGTACTCCTTGCTTCGTCGTGGCAGGTCAACGCTTGCTCGCGCGAGATTGGGAAACAATTTATTCCCATGACGGTCTTCGATGCAAGCCTTGTTGCCGCGCTTCTCCAACCAGTACGTATCCGCCAGCAGCTCTGCGGGCTCAATGGTCCATCCGTTCTCGGGTCGCGTGATTACTGACGTGACCGTATCTGTTCGGCGATGCCGTGCTGAAGGATTTGCTTGAACCTGATCTTGACCTCTCAGCTCCCCAGGGAACGATGGCAGCCGTACATGATCGCCGCCTGGACGAAACGCAGGGTCTTTGGAAGCAGTTTCAACATTGTTGATCCATGCTTTGATGCGGTCAGTTTGCTGCCAGGTATCCGGTGGCGCAGGCAGGGAACGTCTCTCCCGGTTTCGTAGGCGACGATTACGCAGTGACTGCAGAGGATTGTAAGATCGCCCCAGTCCACGTTGAGCATTGATGTGCGATGGCACTCGAGTGAGGTCGTAATGCGCGCTGCCGGGGCTGCTGTTGGCCTGTAGCGTATAGTTGCCATGTGCGTGGCGATCGGACTTCAGAGGAGGCAGATGCTCTAGTAATCGGCGATGCTCGCTGGCCAACTCGAAGTACCTGCGAGCCTTGTCTGCACGGGACAATGTAGCAGGCGAAAAGTTGAAAGAGACTAGCTCGGCGCCATCGTTGACTATTTCGCTTCCGTACTGGCCACTCGATCTTGGAGACTCTGGCGATATATGCGCCACTCCATCGCTCAGAAGACTCGAGCGTTTGTTGAACGGGCGATCTGATACCACGCGCCGAGTCCCTGCCGGCGATATCGGGACGGGGAGGGTACTGCTCACGTGTCGTTTACGACTCTCGCTCAAGCTCAAAGCCATCTGCACTAGCTGGGCCGGATCCATActcggcgacggcgaggcgTAGCTTCGTCCAGAGTAGCCTGTCGAGTCGTCGTTCGAAACCTGGCGGGAGAGCGGCGATCCACGTCGTGAGGAGTCTCCGGACACGCGATCGGCAgccgtcttcgccttctccacctGAACCTGCGGCACATTTCTCCTCACGGCGCTGTCGTTGAGTTCCTTCTTGTGAAAGTGCCCGTTGGCAAACGCCGAGTCGAGCAAGAACCCTCCCGACTTCATCAGTCGCTTAGGCGTACTTTTGACGGTGCCATTCCTGCCCTCTGACGCCGGGAGTGGTAGCTCCGACGACCCAGCCCGCTTGCCATTGTAACTGCTTCGACTTGCCACGCTGGTATTGTCGCTGTCACTGGGACTCTTGCTGCTCCTACTGCGTCTCCACCTGGGAATTCGAGACTCGACGGGCTGTGGATTTCGAGGCGTGAAGCTCACGTCGGCTGCGGCGGTGGACGGTCGGGACCCGGACGGTAAAGCGAGGGAAGACGATGAAGGTCCATTGCTCGACATGACCTGCCTGTGCGGTAACGCTGCACGGGCTATCGAGAGGGGGATGCGCTGCGATCAAGACTGCTGCTGTATTCGCGCATCGTGAGGTACTTCAGCGAATCGTTCGTCATATGTTGTCAATGCGGACAAGCGAGCAGGCATTAATCATCCGTCCTGCTGAGGATGTTTTCGAAGAAGCGGTCTGGGGGGTTGAGGATGCGTATACTGGCGACGTTGACGAACTGTCACATGTGAGCCAAGAAGCGTGGCTGATAAAAGCCTCCCCGAATGCAGAGCTTCCTGGACCAAAATTAAACATTCAGACTTCTACGCCATCGTCCTTGAGCAACGACGAAGCGGCTATACATCTACCACCGCATCTCAGTACATCTGCCGTGCTTGATAGCAGTAGAACATCAAGGGAGTAGTGTTTTGAAGTCTACTCATCCTGCGGCACCGATCAGCTCCAAGATGCAGGCGAGACTCCTGATCCTACATTGCTTTTGATCATCTAGAGGAGCGCCTAGAAGGTCGAATATAGGTAGGTATACCTCTGATCAACGTGAGTACCGTACCAAAATTCAGGGGCAATCTAACGGTAGGCATCAAAACTTGATGACGTTGCCTATAATATTTGATTCAATTTGGAGACATGGGGTGCCCGAGGAGCCCGGACATCAAGGTCAATTGTCAGCACTGGACTTCGGAGCTCCCGTCCTGTCTCTCACATCTGAGCAATACCTCTGCAAGTGCCTTAATATTACAACCAACACGTCTCGAGATCCTACCCATCATGCCCACTGCTGTATCACCTCCTACCAACCCGCCCGATCTCTCCAAGAAGCTGCCGAAACTCACGCCTCGCCGACGGCCGCAGTCGGATGAGACGCCCTCgaatccaccaccaccaacgcctAACCTTGCGCCGCCTCCAAATCTCAAAGACCACAATTTTACCAGACCGAGCAGACGCATTCTCTCCGAGCGCGATCACGATCTCTTCACATCATCGGCAAGCCACGACTTGATCATCAGCTTCGTCTTCCACCTCTCAGATTCGGTTCGCGACACCACCATCTCTAGCATACAAAAGTCGGAAGCAGCACGAGATCCAGCAATAGTCGCACTTCTCGCAGTGCTAGACGATGCAGACCGTCTGGTGAAGGAGTGCCCACCCTTGGATACAGGATCACGATTCGGCAACCCAGCTTTCCGAGACTTCCTCACAGCCGTTGACAACGCAAAACCTCAATGGCATACACAACTCGGCGTGACAGACACTGCCGCCCAGCAAGAAATCTCCACATATCTCTCCCAGTCGTTCGGCAACGGAAGTCGCATCGATTACGGCAGCGGCCACGAACTgaacttcctcctctggcTCCTCTGCCTTCGACAACTTTCTCTGCTCCCAACCCACCTCTTCCCGGCCCTGACTCTCCTTGTCTTTCCCAAGTACCTCTCCGTCATGCGCTCCATCCAATCAACATACTACCTCGAACCCGCCGGTTCCCATGGCGTCTGGGGTCTCGACGACTACCAGTTCCTCCCGTTCCTGTTCGGCGCCAGCCAGCTCGTGGACCACAAACATATCCGCCCGATGAGCATCCACAACGAACTCATCATCGAAGAATGCAGCAAAGACTACCTTTACCTCGACCAGATCCGCTGGGTCAACGCGACGAAAACCGTGCAGGGCTTGCGGTGGCACTCGCCGATGCTGGATGATATCTCCGCGGCGAAGGGCTGGGCGAAAGTAGAGGGCGGAATGAGGAAAATGTTCCTGGCGGAGGTGTTGGGCAAGTTACCTGTCGCGCAGCATTTCATGTTTGGCTCGATCTTGCCGGCCGCGGAGGGAATGAGTAAGGACGCGGAGGAAAAGGTGGGAGAGGACGAAGTgggtgaggtggaggtcACGGTCGATGGAATGAGGCATGTGCATAATCCAACGAGTTGGGGCGACTGTTGTGGGATCAAGGTGCCCAGTGCGGTGGGCGCGAGGCAAGAGGCGCAGAAGATGGGCCAGGGAAATGGACTGAGGAGGGTGCCGTTCGATTGATGCCGACGAAAACACGATGCAATTGACGTGGCTAATGATAACGACATGAACTCGTCTCCGGCTGTTTTCCGGGCTATCTACCATGTGCTGCATGATCACACACGAACTCCTGAACGCCTCTATCCGTATCGCTACATCGTGATAGATTGGCCTGTTCTCTGTTGACCGGCCTGCAACTCGATGCTCGACTCCAATCCAGCTCTCCTCTCTCGAGCTGTTTCTGTTCACTGACTGGCATTCCATGCTATGGTCCATGCTGTTGACCAGATCTCGGCAAGTTCTCTCCTGTATGTTCCCGCCAAATCCGACCCCCTTAAATCTCGAATTTGCCCGCCCAATGCTCACTAATCACCTTTCCCTCGTCAAAGCTCGCCTTGTTGATCCGCACCACAATCGCCGCATGCGTATGTCGATGTTTCTGGATGTGCACCGGATATTTAACGAAGCCCACCGAGTCTAAGACATCGATCATTTCGAATTGCTCTTTCGTCAATGCGAGGAGCGGGAAATCGGTTTCCTTCTTCGAGCTTTCCCGACGGGCAAGCTCGGCATCTTTCGTGTCTTCCGAACTTGAGCGTGAACTTTCCCGTGCGGACTCGGGAGGTGGTGTGGGAAGATAGTCCTCTGCTTGCGATGTGGCCGCGCGCTCGTATGTCCTGTCCTGCACGGCTTGCGCCTGTTCGAAGAGTTTCGCGCGATAACGGTCCAGACTGAACGCCCCGCCAGATTCGTGGTGGCGAATTCGTTGTGCGGATTGGTATGTTTGATAGCCGGAGTTGATCATGAAGACGGGCAGTGCGAGGGGTatggcgacgatgatgaacaTGTAAAAGGGGAGGTTGGAGAACGTTTTCCTATCGATGAGTTGGAAGCGGTTGTAGAGGGACGAGTCTTCGGGTTTAGAGAGTCGGGGCGAGACGTAGTGCGAGGGATCGAGGATGACTTCGCCTGGGGCCGGTTGGTCTTTTAGGTAATGTACCTGGATCTTGTCGAGAGCGACGAAGGGATCGGTGCGGCTGAAGAGCGCGGTGTAGAATGGCACGCTGCGGTCGTTGAGCGTATTGGCGTAGACCCATTTGTGCTTGAACATGCGGAGACCTTTGATAAAGACTTTGTCCGGGTCGGCCATGATAGAGAGCAGCGGTTTGCCCGTGTCTCGAAATGTGTCGATCAGAAACATCTGCTGGCCGGATGTGCTCAACACCCTCGCGCCCATATAATTCCACAACTCGGATCGTATCCCGCCTTTATGTGCTCGGATTCCAATGTGTGGTGAAGCGAATGTTGAGAAG
Coding sequences:
- a CDS encoding putative ABC transporter (ABC transporter, ABC-G family, WBC type. To this cluster the human breastcancer related protein and the Drosophila eye pigment (white/brown and scarlet) transporters belong. This WBC / EPD cluster is involved in eye pigment precursor transport and in pleiotropic drug resistance. ...), with protein sequence MWRSLCAAAIVSILSLPWTVHAGLQTNQYFTSNDDLLQRSDPFSLFERRPEDCPPCFNCNLDDFVCQQYANCTKSSGKCTCPPGFGAEDCSVPLCGSLADGKDRLPREGDAPCKCKEGWGGINCNVCEEDSACDAMMPGDTKGGVCYREGAVVKENYQMCDITNRKILDMLKEKKPQATFSCNAEREDCNFQFWVDQKESFYCALDTCSWSLKTTEDRNTTKYECENIQCKCVPGRMLCGAKNSIDISDFLDQDIKGPASFISVRTYTGSKEDNSIFSEPAMNGLISSVFGDPSIMLSCHSGECMYKTEVPGYERPVKKINTPLIAGVIAGCALFVVAVVLLVFFLSRRSGQNKTGYIALGDEEEEENARLLADHKPAALSFENVSYKLKGKQILSGITGAVHPGELLAIMGASGAGKTSFLDILARKNKRGTASGDFWLNGDKVDDDQFRNVIGFVDQDDTMLPTLTVHETILDSALLRLPKQMSRASKEQKVEDVERQLGIYHIRHQVIGSEEGNGRGISGGEKRRVGIACELVTSPSILFLDEPTSGLDSFNAFNVVECLVNLVKTYNRTVVFTIHQPRSNIVALFDQLILLAQGRTVYSGPFKDCQDYFDGIGYSCPPGFNIADYLIDLTMHASTPSDSDLMELSSDGGDGFATRASSTMAVKSIPSVSNISVGESVTSTAGESFLRPKSNRKSSIRQQQERQLFTRKNTADNAAPSSVRSSGESAFSREQEASHQQWLKLAKQNGQPRPQILDDNHGGLTGEGDTGTDLDALIAAYQSSDVAATLRDDIHGTVAHAAQMNGHAPGSPTGSARSKLYGYQKPWIHTQFLILSRRTWRNIYRNPMLMLTHYAIAIVLAVFLGFLFYGLTDDLAGFQNRLGFFFFMLALFGFSTLTSLTVFAPERLLFLRERAKGYYSPLAYYLSKVVFDIVPLRLVPPIIMGCIVYPMTGLIPSWPEFLKFMLFLVLFNLASAMICLCIGICVRNQGVANLFGILVMLFSLLFSGFLLNHETIPGPVRWLQRLSIFHFGFEGLIVNEVRYLSLVDKQYGLDIEVPGSAILSSFGFKVLAMWEDVIGLGVFCGVFLVLGYVAIHFLLVEKR